One window from the genome of Streptomyces cadmiisoli encodes:
- a CDS encoding 4a-hydroxytetrahydrobiopterin dehydratase, translating into MPVEPLSQKQIEDRLAELPGWSVDADRLTRSYRLGSHFAATAMVVHVAQVQEELDHHSDLTLGYHSVSLSVNTHSVGGRLTELDFELARRVAELAPSHGAS; encoded by the coding sequence ATGCCCGTCGAACCGCTGTCGCAGAAGCAGATCGAGGACCGTCTCGCCGAGCTGCCGGGCTGGTCGGTCGACGCGGACCGCCTCACCCGCTCCTACCGGCTCGGCTCGCACTTCGCCGCGACGGCCATGGTGGTGCACGTGGCCCAGGTCCAGGAGGAACTGGACCACCACTCCGACCTCACCCTCGGCTACCACAGCGTGTCCCTCTCGGTGAACACGCACAGCGTGGGCGGCAGGCTGACCGAGCTGGACTTCGAGCTGGCCCGGCGTGTGGCGGAGCTGGCCCCGTCCCACGGCGCGAGTTGA